The Natrinema caseinilyticum genomic sequence TTCCCGACGTCCATCGGCCCCTCGATCTGGATCGGATACGGCGCGGCGGCCTCCTCGAGCGCGGCGAAGTACTCGACCACCTCGTCGCGGTCGTACGGTGCGTCGAAAATCTCGCCGATCATCCCGTAGACGTCGATGTGGAAACGCGGTTCGTACCCCTCGGGGCCGAGCTCTTGGGAACGGCGGGTGAGCCACTCGACGTACTCGAGCAGCGTCTCGCCGTCTTCGCCGATCTTCTCGACGCTGTTGATGAGCGCGTGGGGCAAGACGGGAACGCCCTTGACGAACATCTTCTCCGTGTTGGTGTAGCGATCGTCCCCGGACTGTCCGAAAACGGGAACCGGCTCCGTCGCGGGCTCGGTGCCGAGTGCGTCAGCCACGACGTCCGTCCGCGTGGCCCCCGTGGCCGACCCGGCGGCCGCGAGCAGCGCCTGCGAGACGCCGTAGCGGATCGCGGTGTGGAGCCGATCGCCCTCGACTCGCATCTCCTCGAGTAACTCGGCGTTCGACAGGAAGTCGGTCGCATCGCGGCCCTCGAGTTCGTCGGCGACGGGGCCCTCGATGACGGGGGCGTATTCGTCGGCTTTGAAAAGCGGGTCGCGCCCGCCGGCGCCGGAGTACTGAACCGCGGCGCAGTCGCCCCGAACGACGGAGCCGTCCGCGAGTTCGATGTCGACGATGATCGACTCGCCGGCCTGTCGAATCTCGTCGAACCCCTCGGTGACGGGTTCACCTTCGTAGGTGAAGCCGTCTTGCGTTGCTCCCTGCTTGATCGCGCGCTGGTCGTCGAAAAAGAACCCGGAGTAGCCGGGCGTGGCGTACACTCCTGTGATTTCCATGTTAGACGTCACCCTGTGGTCGGCCGATGAGCTTTCCGTCGCTGATCGCGTCGACGTCGTCTGCAACCATCCGGAACGACTGGTCGCGGCCTTCGGTGTCGGCGCGTCGCGAGAGTCGAGCCTTGTGAATCTCCTTGATGTCGTCGTCCATCTCGAGGTCGGCCCACTCGAAGATGCGGACCCGACCGTCGTCGTCCCGCGCCGGGAGGATGGCTCCCCGTGCGCTGTCGCTGGGTGCGAACGGGACGTCGAGCGCACCGGTGTCGAACGCATTGAGCGTCCCCTGGACGACGTCGCCGTCGCCGTGTTCGAAGATCGTATCCATCAGACAGCGCGTTTCGCGCTCGATCAGGTCCTGTTCCTCCTCGATACCATCGATGTCGATCTTCTGCTCGATCGCCATGTCGATGACCTGCCGCGTGGTGCGCAGTCCGGACGCGTTTGCCTCCTTGGTCGGGACCCCCTGGAACTCCTGGGGCGACTTGGTAATTACCTTGTCGGGCTTCGCGATGGCGGCGGTCATCCCGCCGAGGCTGATGACGCCGTTGGCACGCGCTTCGTCCGGCGGGAACCCGCCCATCCACTCGTGGAAGACCGTCGTAACGACGACCTCGTCGGGCAGGTACTCGTTGCCGAGCTTCTTCAGCGCGTTCAGGGCGGCCACGTCCTGCACGACGTTCCCGACCTGTCCGTAGCCGAGCGTGATCGAGCGCACGCCCTGTGTCGCGGCCAGCTTGCCTTCGACCAGCATGATCGCGATCGCGATCGATGGTGGGACCAGCGTCCCCGTGAGGGGCCCGAACGGCTCGCGGTTGATCCGCACGCCGCGTTCGGTGTACGCCCCCGCCAGCCGGTCGACGAACTGCCACTTCTCGATGGTCTCTTCGAGCCCGTGGCGTTTCGTGTAGGGGATGTTGTACGAGATCGGACCGCCCTCGAAGCT encodes the following:
- a CDS encoding methylaspartate ammonia-lyase — encoded protein: MEITGVYATPGYSGFFFDDQRAIKQGATQDGFTYEGEPVTEGFDEIRQAGESIIVDIELADGSVVRGDCAAVQYSGAGGRDPLFKADEYAPVIEGPVADELEGRDATDFLSNAELLEEMRVEGDRLHTAIRYGVSQALLAAAGSATGATRTDVVADALGTEPATEPVPVFGQSGDDRYTNTEKMFVKGVPVLPHALINSVEKIGEDGETLLEYVEWLTRRSQELGPEGYEPRFHIDVYGMIGEIFDAPYDRDEVVEYFAALEEAAAPYPIQIEGPMDVGNREDQIAAMVELRQGLAEANVGVDIVADEWCNTFEDVQAFVDAEAADVVQVKTPDLGGIHRSGQAVRYCEGTDTRAYLGGTCNETETSARACAHVALATNAAQVLAKPGMGFDEGYMIVENEMRRTIARRKREQLTADTDEVTADD
- a CDS encoding methylaspartate mutase subunit E, whose amino-acid sequence is MIRDERIPSDELRRIDEEIRSDWPTGADVDFEDAIEYHESLPEHKRFADVLESADKPLLQPRAGVPRLDDQIELLQYLHREGQADLLPTTIDSYTRDNEYEKAQQGLEKARETGDDTLNGFPAVNHGVDGCRQLIDAVDAPIEVRHGTPDARLLAAITFAGGFQSFEGGPISYNIPYTKRHGLEETIEKWQFVDRLAGAYTERGVRINREPFGPLTGTLVPPSIAIAIMLVEGKLAATQGVRSITLGYGQVGNVVQDVAALNALKKLGNEYLPDEVVVTTVFHEWMGGFPPDEARANGVISLGGMTAAIAKPDKVITKSPQEFQGVPTKEANASGLRTTRQVIDMAIEQKIDIDGIEEEQDLIERETRCLMDTIFEHGDGDVVQGTLNAFDTGALDVPFAPSDSARGAILPARDDDGRVRIFEWADLEMDDDIKEIHKARLSRRADTEGRDQSFRMVADDVDAISDGKLIGRPQGDV